The Cervus canadensis isolate Bull #8, Minnesota chromosome 21, ASM1932006v1, whole genome shotgun sequence genomic interval TGCTCCCAGAGCTTTACTTGTATTATTGACTCAGTAATGAGGTGGATCCTCTTTTCGGGCCCATTTTACTGCTGAAGACACTAAGCTTCTTCACATAGAGTAGTTAAGTAACTCGTCTGAAGTCACATAGCCAGGGGCGAAGGTGGCAGTTTAGCTACAGATACAGGCTCTTAAACACATGGCAGGGTGCCCTCTCCAGGAACCTTCACATACACCTCTAGGTTCAACAGGCCGTTGGGCTTTAAAAGCCACAAGAAACGGATGCCAACAGGCAGTGTGGCTCTCCGCAGGTCTTCGCCAGGCTCTGGCTAAGGCTGCGTGGTGCGGGTCCCTGCCCAGCCAGGAGCAGACTGTCCTTCAGTCCTGAATGCCTTCCGGCCGCCATTCCTCGCTTTATCTTTCCTTAAATACCCCTTCCCATGATGGGCTCCTGACTGGACAGAATGAAGCTCTCCCTCCCCTTTGCGGATTCCAGGCCTAGACAAGACTCTAATCTCTGTCCTTACCTGAGGCACTTGTCACCGTGTTTGCTGTCTTTCTCTCAGTTAGACTCTGAGCCCTGGCGGGCAGGGGCTGTGTCTGCCTTGGTTTCATGTCTTTGGATGCAGAGCAATGTGCCTGGGCAAGCTGGCACTTGAGAGTGTGGGCTGGTTGAAATGACTCGCGGGGAAGCTGCCTAGGGAAAGCCCAGGCGTCGCCCCCCGGCCGCACTCCTCACCATGTCCAGCAGGATGTCCACCTTCAGCCGCAAGAGGTTGTTCTCTTCTTCCAGCTGCTGGTTCCGTCTCCGCAGGCGCTGAGCCTCCCTCCGGTCCACACCTCCACTAACCCCCGTCTCTGGCAGAAGGGTACAACCAGCGGTCACCAAGTGCGGGTTGCCTTCCACCATCGTGCTGGGGCAAAATGGCAGGAAATGCAGCCCACCTGCTATCCACTGGCCGTTCTCAAACTTCAGGCTCTGCCCGGCCAGGTTCATGGTGGGGGTTCCGTAGTCAAGGCCCAGTTCCACCTCCCGCGTTGACCGGTCCAACTGTGGGTGAGACATTCACGCCGGCATCAGGCGGCCAGAGTACCCAGGCTTGTGGTCTGGCACCTCTTCTGCTAGCTATGAGACCCCCTGCATGCACTCAGTcgcatcagactctttgtgaccccaccaattgtagcctgccaggctcctctgtctgggattttcctagcaaatactggagtgggctgccatttcctcctccagaggatctccccaacccagggatagaacctgggtctcctgaattggtgggcgggttctttacccctgtcCCACATGGGAATCCCTGACTATGTTACCCCCAacaactcatttctttttctctaatcaTAACTCCacacatttaataattttttttcaaataaagtcagaaaattaaataaggtactgaaaaacttttaaactataaaagaaaagtaCTGCTTTATATAATAGGTGTCTTCCAGAAAATCTATATATGCTGAAATTTGCAAACTGAATTATTTCATATCTACAGGGCACTTGGCAGTTTAAGAAGTCTCACTGTAAATTTTTCATCAAGTGAAAAATCCTTTTTAAATGTAAGCCTGAGCCATCACTTGCTTCCTATGGAGCAAGTGATGGATATGTCCTGGAAAAGGCATAAAGTGCTAAGTCCCAATTAGTGGTAGCCGCTGTTCTTTAATGTGTTTTTCAATGTTTCTACAGCTCACTGAGCACCCACCGTGGGCCAGGGCTGGTACTGGATATACAGAAATGAATGCAACCCTTCTACCCTGGAGGAGCTCGGAAACTTGCCTTTGGAGCTGTGGCAAATCCTTTTGAACGTTTTTAATGTTGGCAAAACATCATCCTTTGAGAATGAATTTGTTCTCAGACATGACTAAAAAACTGATTCCTGGCCAAGTCTTGGGAATCAAGTGAAGTCAAATTGGATAAGATcctttggtctccaaaatcatgaGAATGACTACCTTTTAAGGTTCTTGAACAGCTCTGATAATAATTTCCAAATAGGAGTTAAGACATGTTTTCAGCAATAGCAATCATATGAATTAAAAGGATACCCTCCCACGAGGATGCCTCTGGAGGACCACACTTCCCATAAGAGGCCAGGCTCGAGGCTCTGTTCACACTGTACACCACTGTTGATACTCACATTATGCAGGTTGGAGAGAGACGCCGACTTCCGAGGGGGCGTCTTCTTCGGACTAAACGTACTTCCAAAGAGAGGCATCTTCAGCCTGGTGAAGGAAAGGTCAATGCTCCCTTCTCCCAGGGTCAGAAAAAGTCAAGGGGTACAAAGAGTTGGATCAGTGACCTTGTGCCCCTGTCCTGAAATCATGAAAACACGCATTCTATCATGTGACCATTAACTATCCTGGGGACAGTTCCCCCGTGGTGAGTGCTCATGATGTGCTAGGCAGCATGCCCAAACCTTGGCAACATCTCAGTCCTCACAATCATCCTTGGTTCAGCTCCTCTTAGTATACCTGTCTGACAGATGAGGTTTAGAAAGACTACGGGCCTAAGTGGGAGCTGGTATTTGAACACAAGTCTGTGTGACTAGTCTATGTCAACCACAGGCAAGTGCCTAACTGGCTGGTCTTAAGTTTCGTTAAAAACCGGCATCACCAGATTTATAGTCTAGACCAAGGCACTAGAAGAACTCTCAAGAGAGTcctttagacagcaaggagatcaaaccggtcaatcctaaaggatattaaccctaaatattcactggaaggactgaggctaaacttccaataatttggccacctgatgcaaagaactgactcactggaaaaagaccctgatgctgggaaagattgaaggcaggaggagaagggggtgacagaggatgagatggttggatggcattgtcgactcaacggacatgagtttgagcagactctgggagacagtgaaggacagggaagcctggtgtgctatagtttatggagtcgcagagagttggacaccactgagcgactgaacaacaacaaaaggagtGAGATCCTTACTCCTGGACACTGGTAAGGCTCACACCTGGGGCAACAGCTTCTACATATactccattttaaagaaataaaagctttttcTGGGAACATgcctttttg includes:
- the CBY1 gene encoding protein chibby homolog 1 isoform X3: MASNTLKISVPTAVPPTIKMEAFWLKMPLFGSTFSPKKTPPRKSASLSNLHNLDRSTREVELGLDYGTPTMNLAGQSLKFENGQWIAETGVSGGVDRREAQRLRRRNQQLEEENNLLRLKVDILLDMLSETTAESHLMEKELDELKSVSRRRK
- the CBY1 gene encoding protein chibby homolog 1 isoform X2 gives rise to the protein MTILSHDVVKEDFIPGSRKGSIDLSFTRLKMPLFGSTFSPKKTPPRKSASLSNLHNLDRSTREVELGLDYGTPTMNLAGQSLKFENGQWIAETGVSGGVDRREAQRLRRRNQQLEEENNLLRLKVDILLDMLSETTAESHLMEKELDELKSVSRRRK
- the CBY1 gene encoding protein chibby homolog 1 isoform X1, giving the protein MPLFGSTFSPKKTPPRKSASLSNLHNLDRSTREVELGLDYGTPTMNLAGQSLKFENGQWIAETGVSGGVDRREAQRLRRRNQQLEEENNLLRLKVDILLDMLSETTAESHLMEKELDELKSVSRRRK